The genomic interval TGTGACCTTCACCTTAAATCTGAGTAAATATTGATGTAATACACTAACCTCGTTGGACTTAAACACATCTCGTTGTATTGTTCTCGTTGGCAGTGAATATGTACACTCTCACCTCAGGAATCGAGGTACGATATGTCTATTCAGTCGAGTTGCAACTTTTTCGACAATCGTTGATATGATCTCGTATGCCTACACCTATCATAATAAATAAACGATTATAAAACAAGAATAAGTAGTAACTAATATTGTGACTAAAATAAATAGATCTCATATAGCCAAGGAATGAATATTAACTAGAATGCATGAGGAAACCCCGGTAGGTTGTACTTGATAATGTAGTTTTTATTGTTCTTGGACCGTTTCTTGTAGTTATCTGCCTTACCACTCAATCCTCTTTATAGTCCAAGTAACATCCTCTCTCATAACATGTTTTCCCAATCCATGCCATTGAAGTAATCCAAATCCTCCACATCAATTAATGAGGTCTTAATGACATTGACCCTTATCTTTTCCCTCCCCATCATAGCCAGTTTGGTGTAATAGACCAATGTCATCTTCATAGCATCCATGTCATTCTCAAACTCTATCTCCTTGTACACTGTTTCTAAGGTACCAATGTGAATGTCCCTTGTAAAATCATTCTTGAAGTACCTATTAGCAGTGATCCAGGTGCTTCAACCCTCCTTATAACTATTGGATTAGGTGACCGCCACAATCCGGTCACCAATAGGAAGTCTTCTTTGGAGAATGTTACAACCGTACGATTCAAATCGAAGTCATTCCATCATTCCTATCGTCTACAACTTCCCTCAATAGAATGTAGTAGACCAATGGAATATTGAAGATAATGTCCATGTCTACAAATCGCCCAAATACCATCTTCTTGAAAAGGCAAACTGAGTGGGAGTAAGCTTCTCTTTCACTATCTTGTTAGTTGTCCCAATGTGAGAGGATAGATTGGTTGCTTGGCCTGGAAAACGATCATGGGGAGGAATCTTGAATTGTCTAGCTATACTACATAGAATAACAATACacgatactcgatgcatggtACTCGATATTCAATACTTGATATACAATTCTCGTTACCCCGATACTCGATACATGCTACATAGTGTTATCCCTTACTCGCTACATTACATATAACTCGATGGTTGATTATCGAGCATTCAGTTTGATTTTCCACTTTTATGACTTATCCTACTCAAATCCTAAACTCTAAACGGTCCGAAATAccagaaatatgaaaattgaaaCGAAAAAAATTTAAGCTTCAGCCAAACATGCAAGATATGAAAACTGAAATGAAAACTGTATTGGTCGAGTATCGAGGAACATGCAAGTACATATTGAGGAACATGAtgccaaaatataaacaaagagaaGAATGTTGCCTGATGTAGAAAGAATCGAGAGAGTTTTGAGTCAACAAGTGCAATGGTTGAGGGATACAAAATCGAAAGACGAGAAAGAATAGTCTGAGCAACGAGTTGAAATCATGAAATAATGGACTTCAAGTaggttaagaattcaaaaagtttaaaagaatCGAGTATAAAGttatcgagtatcgagtatgaTGTGACTATGATCAAGTATGCCCATGTCAATTGTTGTCGTATTGAGTGACCATGCACTGAGATATCGAGTGACGAGCCATCGTGGATTGAGTTCCTTGATAGTGGTAGGCGTGTGGGGTGCATCTTAGGGGCGAAGTAGTAAAATCACACGTGAATGACGGAAGCAGAAGACCACTTTTCATTAATtgactattttttatttaggtGTCTCAAATAAGATCAtctgtaaaaataaataaataaaataataaataataataaataataataataataattagagaaaaaaaaaaaaaaaaaaactcattttgaTCTTCCAACTAGTCTATTCAAAATGGCGCGTTTCTTAATCCTAAGGTAACTTTGGTTATGCCTCTAACCAAGGATTGGATGCCAAACATCAACTTCGATAATGCCTTCCGCCTTTTCTCCTTTGCCTTTCTAAAGAAGCTTTTAAAAACTCAACTATATGGCGATTGCAACGGTAACTGCTCCACGATCCCCAACTCACCTCATAGTCGCCCAAAAATGGCGGATTCAAGTTCTGGGTTACCGCCAATTAATGACGATGACAATACCAACGAAAGCTTCCCAAATATCCCGGTTGAGATTGTGAGCGACGAGGAAATGGCCCTAATCGAAGCTGCCTTAGCCGCTGCCGTCACCACTGCTCGATCTTCAACCTCCGCTATTCGTTCCACTTTTTGTTCCTCTCAGAATCTCTTTAACACCAGGTCGATTCACTCCATTACCCTCCTATCCAAGAGGGGCATCTCTTCTTCCCAGCCAGACATTGAGGATCTCGGCAAAATCGCGATTACCCAGAAGAAGATCAAAGTCAATGAATCGTTTCTGCAACGTTATAGGAGGAACAAGCCCTTGGCCGTCACTGATATTACTCAAATGGTATGGACTTCTTGTTTCGCTTCTCATTGGTTTTCTTATTTTTGATTTGATCGGAATAAACTCTGAACTAAATTAGCTTGTTTCTATAAGTATAAGTTCTTTCAAAAACATTTGTATCTGTTTATGTTACACTCGGACAGTTTTTGTGTAGGAAGTGCTTGAACACTTCCAGACAGCCTGAAGCTGAAGCCCATTTGATTATTTGAATTGGGAAAGTTGTCTCCATATGTTTGTTTCCTTCTCGTCTTTGAAGGAAATCTTGAAGCAACCCAAGACAGTATAACCTGATTTTTCCCATCTTTTTATGGGGTGGAAAATTTATGTACTTAACTCCTGACCTGACATCTGCAGGAATGGTGTGAAAAACAGATGGAGCTTTCTCTTCTTTCTGGAGTTCGGAAAAAAACCAAAGCTATGGAAGCAGGTATTGCGCGCCATGCAATGCTTGAAGCGGAGGTAAATTTCTAGTCTCTAGATTGCCTTATTTCATTTGTGCGTGCTCTAGTTAGCTGTTTCTTAGTAAGTAGTATCTAAAATGGCTTTTGTGACTACATGTTGTGATGCTTGAACCATTTATCACATATATGTATATGACCTTGTTAGGACTGAGTCTTCTGTGTTAGTTCCCCTACTTACATACCTTTCGATTAAATCTGTAGGATAGCAGCCTGAAATCCTATAGCATTTAGTGTCAAGTACCTTGTTATCAAAACCTGTGAATTATTTTGAGTAATCATCATGAACAGAACTAATTAGTAATTCTTATATTCTCCTTTTTACCACTATTAATATGTACCCTCTTTGAATCCTTGTAGGTTGTTAAAAAAGTCAAAGTTCAGGTGAAATCGGAAGAAGATAGATGGGCTTTGAAGCTTCTTAATTTCATATTTGGTGTAAATCAACTAGTGCTTGAAGGATTGACTCGTGAACTGCCTGTGTAAGTCCCGATTTTTGTGTCCGATTCTCCCGTTTGTCCATCGGCATACTTTCTAGCTACACTCATAAATTGTTAAGCCTTGCTTGGAACAATTTTTGTGACACATCAGGGAcattaaagttgaaaattagGCAGTTCTACTGCCTGGTTTAGTTCCTCTGAATGAATAGGAGAACGATTCGTTTGATGAAACAAGTTTAGGGGAATAATTTGTTTAATGAAACCAGTTCTTTTTCTGCTCTTCTTTTGCAAGTTTCTTAGAATATCAATTACTGACGTTATTCTTGCTATTGCACTATACTTTCTTCTTATGAACGAAGTGAAAAATATGTCAATTTTAGCATCATTAACTTGGGACACGCTAATGTGAACTTTCAAATTAGTTACATTGGATAGAAAATGAGTTGAGTGTTATGTGAAAATAATATGGTGCTTGCACTCTTACAGCCTATCATATGGCAGTTGTTTCCCTGTTTTTAGATGGGCATTTTACGTTTTTCCATGATTTGATTAAAACAAATTACTCTCTTTTGCTTCCATTGATTTTCAGTTTTCAGTTTTCAACTGCTATTGTTCTCTTTTCTTGTACACACGATTTGTAGCTATTATTAGAATTATTTCTGTTacttggatttttccacttctCTCAATCTCACAGAAGCTACGTTTGCATTGGGTTCAGATTGAGCTTGGTCGAAGGTGTATGGATAGTTGGTGTGATTGATGAGATTCAGATGTTGGAGATTAATACCAGTAAAATACCAATGTTGATAGACAGAAAAACCCGTGTGCGGGATACAATTCCTGCTGAACCACAACGAAGAAATGGAAAGTATGTTATTATGGTTATTTTCTTTAAGCCTTAGGATTATCACTCCATGTTCATCTCTGGATTGCAAAGGATATTGATTTAACTACCCTTATTGTTTTTGCAGGCTTCAATTAATGTGTTATAAGTTCTTATTGGACAGTTTAATTTCTGGTAGCTTTTCTATCAGACAATTTTTCGATTTCTTTTCTTTGAATCCTCATTCCACCTTGTCCGAGGAAATTGCGGACAGCACTACTTCATTTGGTTTTACTGCAAAGGTAGAGCTTTTAACTTCTGCTTGTTTTTCCACAATGATAATAAGGATGATGAGAAAATGATACTAACTCTACATGTCAAAATAGGGGGAAAAAAAGATTATCTGACTAGcttctttaaatattttatataaagtaACCACCCTAGGTTGACCTGTAAAAGTCATGCAAATAAAAGAAGGGTCTAGAAGGAATGAGTTTAAATGATGGTGGCCATCTACCTAGAATTTAATATTCTCCGTGTTTCCTTGTCAATAAATGTAGTAGGGTTTGGTGGTTGTCTTGTGAGAATAATCTAGGTGCTTGGACACTCACACATAAATTATAAGTATATATTTTACATAATCTGGAGCTTACTTTCAGGCTCTCGATGCATTAGATTTTCTTTGGGAAGTTTTAGGAGAGTATTGTCAACACAATATTAGGTAATTCCGGAAGAAACTAACTATATGcagatttttgtgttttttttcttgtttataCAGACTCTTGATGATGTAGTAAGATACTACATAAATTGTTGTAGCATGCTGCCTCCTTCTCACAATCAACTCTTACTAAGGTACACATTTATACTATAAAGGTTCTGATTTTTTCAATGGTTGTGCACTTGTGCTGGATTTGCAAtagttttatatgttattaTTGGATTTTGGACTGAACCCTGTTTCTTATATGTTGAGCTTTTAACCCTGTTTTGTATACTTCACCTTTTCTTCTTGCTCAAACCGATGCTCGTGGTTTGCCCTTTGGAAACTGATACTTCATTATGCTACATTTTTCATTGTGATCTGTGTTGGCAGTTGCTTCTGAGAAATATTTCAGTTCTGATAAGATATGGTTAATTGTTATGGTGCAGATATGAATCACAAAAGGATCAGTCTATTATTGTTGAAGATGAATTTGCATATAATCATGGTTGGCTCAAGAGTCAACTTGAGACCTTATTACAGGTCTGGGGTGGACAGCGAGAACCCGAATGTACTCCTCGGGAAGAACGATGGAAATGCCGACATTGTCAATTTGTTTCTGACTGCCCTGTGAATGCTAACTTCGATGCTACTCGAAAGCCCGAGTAATTCAACTCGAAAATTCTGGGTTTGGTCTCTCCTGCCAACTAACAAGATCATCTCCTTCATGTTTATGGGGTTCATTTTCTGACCCTTCCCCTCAGAAGCTATAGTTTTATGTTTTAGCTTCTTGTGATTTATTTACAACAGATATATCAATTTGGATTGATCATGTTTGTATTTACACTCGCGGTGCAAAACTGCACCTCTTAGAAACAGATGTATGTGTTGTAGTTCTAATTTGGAGAACTATTCTTGGTTGTATTGGCAATTTTCTTAAGCTTGAGCAGTGAGGTAAAACAGCAATTACaagtatattattttattaaaaaaaaataattttattgtatGTAAGAATTGAAATCGTTGGTTGCCAATCTGAGTATAACTCTGGATAAGACATAAAATAACCAtagatattttatgttttaatggTTAATTTTCTGAGAGAATGTGATATATAACATATGGATAGCACctttaacaaaaaataattgtgtttggtttaatttttcagtgtttaattttgaaaaaaaaattaaaatgtttggtaactatttaaaatagtttttgaaatacttttcaagtatattttaacttataaaaatgatttttttttaaaaaaaaaacttttttctagTCATTCCAAATTGGCCTTAAGTCTCCGCTCAATTTTTCTAGCACGATAGAACAAATAGGgctaatttttaagaaaaagaaaaaaaaactctccactcgaacataattatttctttcCCTTTATACCCCatctatatacatatatttactGTAACATtccatatatttaaaaata from Benincasa hispida cultivar B227 chromosome 10, ASM972705v1, whole genome shotgun sequence carries:
- the LOC120088700 gene encoding LOW QUALITY PROTEIN: exonuclease V, chloroplastic (The sequence of the model RefSeq protein was modified relative to this genomic sequence to represent the inferred CDS: inserted 1 base in 1 codon), with protein sequence MAIATVTAPRSPXSPHSRPKMADSSSGLPPINDDDNTNESFPNIPVEIVSDEEMALIEAALAAAVTTARSSTSAIRSTFCSSQNLFNTRSIHSITLLSKRGISSSQPDIEDLGKIAITQKKIKVNESFLQRYRRNKPLAVTDITQMEWCEKQMELSLLSGVRKKTKAMEAGIARHAMLEAEVVKKVKVQVKSEEDRWALKLLNFIFGVNQLVLEGLTRELPVLSLVEGVWIVGVIDEIQMLEINTSKIPMLIDRKTRVRDTIPAEPQRRNGKLQLMCYKFLLDSLISGSFSIRQFFDFFSLNPHSTLSEEIADSTTSFGFTAKTLDDVVRYYINCCSMLPPSHNQLLLRYESQKDQSIIVEDEFAYNHGWLKSQLETLLQVWGGQREPECTPREERWKCRHCQFVSDCPVNANFDATRKPE